One genomic window of Trichlorobacter lovleyi includes the following:
- a CDS encoding SAM-dependent methyltransferase translates to MIGQVKTDQKAIAGHYTYDKDFFLRLMDASRCYSQAVYERDDETREAAQRRKLDYALAACMARAGDQTLDVGGGWGTFSGHAGTAGMRVTSLTVMTTRRAGGLRKAPKRG, encoded by the coding sequence GTGATTGGCCAGGTCAAGACGGACCAGAAGGCGATCGCCGGCCACTACACGTATGACAAGGATTTTTTCCTGCGACTCATGGATGCCAGCCGCTGTTATTCCCAGGCGGTGTATGAACGGGATGATGAAACACGGGAAGCGGCACAACGCCGCAAGCTTGATTATGCCCTTGCAGCATGCATGGCCAGAGCGGGAGATCAGACCCTGGATGTGGGCGGTGGCTGGGGAACCTTCAGCGGACATGCCGGCACGGCTGGTATGCGGGTCACCTCACTGACAGTCATGACCACCCGCAGAGCGGGTGGCTTGAGGAAAGCCCCTAAAAGGGGCTAG
- the nifV gene encoding homocitrate synthase: MITTSNIIIDDTTLRDGEQTAGVVFSRREKLAIARLLDLVGVQEIECGIPAMGADEQASIRALVEMELAARLITWNRALIPEIQASIDCGIQAVDISLSVSDQMISRKLKKDRSAVKEQLKLALGFAKQHDLYVSVGGEDASRADLGFLVELLQITRELGGDRFRFCDTLGIMDPFSMYDKVAWLRAAVPEVEIEVHTHNDLGMATANAIAGIRAGARFVNTTVNGLGERAGNAALEEVVMGLKHACGIETGIDTHRFRELSLMVAKASRRELPSWKAVVGERVFAHESGLHADGVLKDPHNYEGFDPAEVGLVRQIVVGKHSGASGLIDRYRSLGIVLSRDDAGLLLPVVRLEALRRKRDLKDRELVNIYLNGAELLKAA, from the coding sequence ATGATCACAACGAGCAACATTATTATCGATGATACCACCCTGCGGGATGGCGAACAGACCGCCGGTGTGGTCTTTTCCCGCCGGGAAAAACTGGCCATTGCCCGCCTGCTGGACCTGGTCGGTGTGCAGGAGATCGAGTGCGGCATTCCGGCCATGGGAGCAGATGAGCAGGCCAGCATCCGCGCCCTGGTGGAAATGGAACTGGCCGCCCGCCTGATCACCTGGAACCGGGCCCTGATCCCGGAGATCCAGGCCAGTATTGATTGCGGTATTCAGGCCGTTGATATCTCGCTCTCGGTATCGGACCAGATGATCAGCCGCAAGCTGAAAAAAGACCGCAGCGCAGTCAAGGAACAGCTCAAGCTGGCCCTGGGTTTTGCCAAACAGCATGACCTGTATGTCTCGGTGGGCGGTGAAGATGCCAGCCGCGCGGATCTGGGCTTTCTGGTGGAGCTGCTGCAGATCACCCGTGAACTGGGGGGAGACCGCTTCCGCTTCTGCGATACCCTGGGCATCATGGACCCCTTCAGCATGTACGACAAGGTGGCCTGGCTGCGGGCCGCCGTACCGGAGGTGGAGATCGAGGTCCACACCCACAATGATCTGGGCATGGCCACGGCCAATGCCATTGCCGGGATCAGGGCCGGTGCCCGTTTTGTGAATACCACCGTCAACGGCCTGGGTGAGCGGGCCGGTAATGCCGCCCTGGAAGAGGTGGTGATGGGGCTGAAACATGCCTGCGGCATTGAAACCGGCATTGATACCCATCGTTTCCGTGAACTGTCACTGATGGTGGCCAAGGCCTCCCGGCGGGAGCTGCCCTCCTGGAAGGCGGTGGTGGGTGAGCGGGTCTTTGCCCATGAATCCGGGCTGCATGCCGATGGCGTGCTGAAGGACCCTCACAATTATGAAGGGTTTGACCCGGCTGAAGTGGGGCTGGTCCGTCAGATTGTGGTGGGCAAACATTCCGGTGCCAGCGGCCTGATCGATCGCTACCGCAGCCTGGGGATCGTACTGTCCCGGGATGATGCCGGTCTGTTGCTGCCGGTGGTGCGGCTGGAGGCGTTGCGCCGCAAGCGTGACCTGAAAGACCGGGAACTGGTGAATATCTATCTGAACGGGGCAGAGCTGCTCAAGGCAGCCTGA
- a CDS encoding ArsC/Spx/MgsR family protein, with amino-acid sequence MACITFYTKIGCLTSQKQLALLQEAGHQVVPQDLLAHPWTAGELRSYFGDLPVQDWFNPNATRIKSGEIDPEAFAADEALAVMLQDHLLIRRPLMESGGSRRCGFDPAVIHDWVGLAKQGDAFVFRGDLSSCSNPGAVAPACP; translated from the coding sequence GTGGCCTGTATTACCTTTTATACAAAAATAGGTTGTTTGACGTCACAGAAGCAGCTGGCGCTGTTGCAGGAGGCGGGGCATCAGGTGGTGCCGCAGGATCTGCTGGCCCATCCCTGGACCGCCGGGGAGCTGCGGTCCTACTTTGGTGATCTGCCGGTGCAGGATTGGTTTAATCCCAATGCCACGCGGATCAAGTCTGGCGAGATTGACCCTGAGGCCTTTGCGGCTGATGAGGCGCTTGCCGTGATGCTGCAGGATCATCTCCTGATCCGGCGGCCTCTGATGGAGTCCGGCGGCAGCAGACGATGCGGATTCGATCCGGCTGTTATCCATGACTGGGTCGGGCTTGCCAAGCAGGGTGATGCCTTTGTGTTCAGGGGCGACCTTTCCAGCTGTTCCAATCCCGGCGCTGTGGCGCCTGCCTGCCCGTGA
- a CDS encoding methyl-accepting chemotaxis protein, with product MRFSKKLYLLLLVFSLGFILFALLAKTTIDVIKVSGPVYTEIVLDKDLVADILPPPEYIIEPYLVVLQALDAGQSDAAKLAGERLKALKADYDARHSYWETTLPPGPKRDLLLNESYKPAIEFFTRAEQAFLPALAAGDHEKARALAFGELKQLYDTHRVAIDKLVKVANDDAAAHEKRALAIISSRSWLMLGVGLLILLGAVAAGLVIVRQVLARLGGEPDAVAELVARVSHGDLSVSVEAAPPGSLMADIGVMVEQLRKVVGDMTQIASGVASASIQLQTTSLEISRAAEGASQQVNGIATASEEMSATSQDIARNCEAAAGASRSSAETASDGEKIVHSAIGGMGGLATRVQEVAHSVSALGTRSDQIGAIVGTIEDIADQTNLLALNAAIEAARAGEQGRGFAVVADEVRALAERTTRATREIGEMIKAIQQETHQAVTAMAESVTDVDASAGAAGSSEKALQEILMQIDAVTSQISMIATAAEQQTTTTSEVSNSLFQVSDVVQQAARGAAETATAASMLAREAQELQQLVKQFTL from the coding sequence GTGCGTTTTTCAAAAAAGCTGTACCTGTTGCTGCTGGTCTTCAGCCTCGGTTTTATCCTCTTCGCCCTGTTAGCCAAAACCACCATTGACGTCATCAAGGTCTCGGGACCGGTCTACACCGAGATTGTCCTCGACAAGGACCTTGTTGCCGATATCCTGCCGCCTCCCGAATATATCATTGAGCCGTATCTGGTGGTGTTGCAGGCCCTTGATGCCGGCCAGAGCGACGCTGCCAAGCTCGCCGGAGAACGTCTCAAGGCGTTGAAGGCCGACTACGATGCCAGGCACAGCTACTGGGAGACAACCCTGCCGCCGGGCCCCAAGCGGGATCTGCTGCTGAACGAATCCTACAAACCGGCAATCGAGTTCTTTACCAGGGCAGAACAGGCGTTTCTGCCGGCCCTGGCTGCAGGCGACCATGAAAAGGCCCGGGCACTGGCCTTTGGCGAACTGAAACAGCTCTACGATACGCACCGTGTTGCAATCGACAAGCTGGTCAAGGTGGCCAATGATGATGCGGCTGCCCATGAAAAACGGGCCCTTGCCATCATCTCCAGCCGCAGCTGGCTGATGCTGGGGGTCGGCCTGCTGATCCTGCTCGGAGCAGTAGCGGCCGGTCTGGTCATTGTCCGGCAGGTACTGGCGCGGCTTGGCGGTGAGCCTGATGCGGTGGCAGAGCTGGTTGCCAGGGTCTCCCATGGTGATCTCTCGGTCAGTGTCGAAGCGGCGCCGCCCGGAAGTCTGATGGCCGATATCGGCGTGATGGTTGAGCAGCTGCGTAAGGTGGTCGGAGATATGACCCAGATCGCCTCAGGGGTTGCCTCGGCCTCAATCCAGCTGCAGACCACCTCGCTGGAGATCTCCCGGGCAGCCGAGGGGGCTTCGCAGCAGGTGAACGGCATTGCCACCGCCAGTGAAGAGATGTCGGCCACCAGTCAGGATATTGCCAGAAACTGTGAGGCCGCTGCCGGTGCCTCGCGCAGCAGCGCAGAAACAGCCAGCGACGGCGAGAAGATCGTCCACTCAGCCATCGGCGGTATGGGCGGTCTGGCAACCAGGGTGCAGGAGGTGGCGCACAGCGTCAGTGCCCTGGGTACCCGTTCGGACCAGATTGGCGCCATTGTCGGCACGATTGAGGATATTGCCGATCAGACCAATCTGCTGGCCCTGAATGCGGCCATTGAGGCGGCCCGGGCCGGCGAACAGGGCCGGGGCTTTGCCGTGGTTGCCGATGAGGTGCGGGCACTGGCCGAACGCACCACCCGGGCAACCCGCGAGATCGGTGAGATGATCAAGGCGATCCAGCAGGAGACCCATCAGGCGGTGACCGCCATGGCTGAAAGTGTCACGGATGTGGACGCCTCTGCCGGTGCTGCCGGTTCCTCCGAAAAGGCGTTGCAGGAGATCCTGATGCAGATTGATGCGGTGACGTCCCAGATCAGCATGATCGCCACCGCTGCTGAACAACAGACCACCACCACCAGCGAGGTGTCCAACAGCCTGTTCCAGGTGTCAGATGTGGTGCAGCAGGCAGCGCGGGGGGCCGCTGAAACGGCAACAGCCGCCTCCATGCTGGCCCGTGAGGCCCAGGAACTGCAGCAGCTTGTCAAACAGTTCACGCTGTAA
- the cowN gene encoding N(2)-fixation sustaining protein CowN, with amino-acid sequence MHQPARPDRYVSFIGIEGDANSRRLIELLRHHIDDPAKTNRFWELFKGKLEKIKQPDKTSGFKQDELYLIHAYINNIRELFETYDDQPALALLDRIEAESC; translated from the coding sequence ATGCACCAGCCAGCCAGACCGGACCGCTATGTCAGTTTTATCGGAATCGAGGGGGATGCCAACTCGCGCCGCTTGATTGAGTTGCTGCGTCACCATATTGATGATCCGGCAAAGACCAACCGTTTCTGGGAACTGTTCAAAGGTAAACTGGAGAAGATCAAACAACCTGACAAGACAAGCGGCTTCAAACAGGATGAGCTCTACCTGATCCACGCCTACATCAACAACATCAGAGAACTGTTTGAGACCTACGATGATCAGCCGGCCCTGGCACTGCTGGACCGGATTGAGGCGGAAAGCTGCTGA
- a CDS encoding EAL domain-containing protein — protein sequence MGIKTQLSLVMVVTGLVLIVTIVSGTLAVLSREYTRTLGRQQEALLNGLAQGIDTELNSAGKALQAVARVVPEEVMQDSRQAQRFLENRTGIQSMFDNGLVLLTVNGRLIAETPYLADRTLRDFSDHPSFRQALTANRPIISRPFVSTKPPYHAVIQLAAPVRDRKGRCIGMLSGGICLQKPNFLGSLALQRIGKGGYLYLYAKDRTILVHPNSSRIMKQDVPPGSNRLFDKAIEGFEGTGVTTTSSGVKSVSSFRHLQQAPWILAVNFPADEAYAPLRKGSAVLLLTVILVAAACIYTSWLLLNKMTEPLSAFTQHLEGLAEKEGEARQFSAEGGREITTLVATFNSMIRSLDKQQAAIRSHAEELGQLSQQQRATARLLRMVCDNVPDMIWAKDRNGFYLFANQAICTNLLVARDTEEPVGKNDLFFALRERESHPERADWHTFGELCFNSDELVLQDMQPRRFDEYGNVKGAFLFLDVYKAPFFDDSGTLLGTVGCGRVVTRERQLEAETRKLSRLHQFRSSINQLIGRRPGPEVLFQEVCSIAVADGGFKLAWIGIPDARGDVTPKAAAGFPLEQLTGFGAGDRTVSVQSACLKCFGKNKPVVIDMADTGRVERLCPTCRQIYGLIPFAAMASFPVSVDGQVCAVFTLYSAETGFFDQAEEQLLEGVAGDIGHALAVAELDRAQAESREQLRLAASVFENSREGVLMTDREERILMVNQAFIDLTGYSREEVLGQTPRVLQSKRHGREFYSAMWSSLQLAGQWRGEVWNRRKNGEIYPELLSISAVKDTGGEVTHYVAVFTDISKIKESEEQLEYLAWHDPLTGLGNRLMLSSQLGHAINRSQRDSKQLALLLLDLDRFKDINDSLGHLVGDELLQKTAQRLTEKLGQTDALSRPGGDEFALLLEDISDPKDVAWVAEDILELLDTPFQLSNGMELRINASIGIALYPDHGRSEYELLQQADAALYRAKAEGKACFRYFSEDLTREALERITLEARLRQALDLQEFRVHYQPQVELKSGRIVGAEALVRWQNPELGLLAPRHFIPIAEATGLISAIGGWVLRETCRQGRQWLDQGLAPLSLAVNLSPLQFRQGDIVDTVSAVLAETGFPAELLELEVTETALMEQGGEAIAVLQAISSLGVRLALDDFGTGYSSLAYLKHFPLNLIKIDKCFVDDVPHGEKDLKIVATIISMGHGLDVRVLAEGVEREDQLQFLQGLQCDLYQGYLKSMPLPPEEFVKLLAS from the coding sequence ATGGGAATTAAGACCCAGCTCTCGCTGGTAATGGTTGTTACCGGGCTGGTACTGATCGTGACCATTGTCTCCGGGACCCTGGCTGTTCTGTCGCGGGAATATACCCGTACCCTTGGCCGCCAGCAGGAAGCGCTGCTGAACGGTCTGGCCCAGGGGATCGATACTGAACTGAACTCTGCCGGAAAGGCGCTGCAGGCGGTTGCCCGGGTGGTGCCTGAAGAGGTCATGCAGGACAGCCGGCAGGCCCAGCGCTTTCTGGAGAATCGCACCGGCATTCAGAGCATGTTTGACAACGGTCTGGTGCTGCTTACCGTTAACGGGCGCCTGATCGCTGAAACCCCCTACCTTGCCGACCGCACCCTCCGTGATTTTTCCGACCACCCCTCTTTCCGCCAGGCGCTTACGGCAAACAGGCCGATTATTTCAAGGCCGTTTGTCTCAACCAAGCCACCGTACCATGCGGTGATCCAGCTTGCCGCACCGGTGCGGGACCGGAAAGGGCGCTGCATCGGCATGCTCTCCGGCGGGATCTGCCTGCAAAAACCGAACTTTTTGGGATCCCTGGCCCTGCAGAGGATCGGCAAAGGGGGCTATCTCTACCTCTATGCCAAGGACAGAACCATCCTGGTGCATCCAAACAGCTCCAGGATTATGAAGCAGGATGTCCCGCCCGGCAGCAACAGGCTGTTTGACAAGGCGATCGAGGGTTTTGAGGGGACCGGTGTCACCACCACCTCCAGTGGGGTGAAAAGTGTCTCCTCGTTCCGGCATCTGCAGCAGGCCCCCTGGATACTGGCGGTCAACTTCCCCGCCGATGAGGCCTATGCCCCGCTGAGAAAAGGCAGTGCCGTCCTGCTGCTGACGGTGATCCTGGTGGCCGCGGCCTGTATCTATACCTCCTGGCTGCTGCTGAATAAGATGACCGAGCCGCTTTCCGCCTTTACGCAGCACCTGGAGGGGCTGGCGGAAAAAGAAGGCGAGGCGCGGCAGTTCAGTGCTGAAGGCGGCCGTGAAATAACGACACTGGTTGCAACTTTTAACAGCATGATCCGCTCACTTGATAAGCAGCAGGCGGCCATCCGCAGTCATGCTGAAGAACTTGGGCAGCTCTCCCAGCAGCAGCGGGCCACGGCACGGCTGCTGAGGATGGTCTGCGACAATGTGCCGGATATGATCTGGGCAAAGGACAGGAACGGTTTCTATCTGTTTGCCAATCAGGCCATCTGCACGAATCTGCTGGTTGCGCGGGATACGGAGGAGCCGGTCGGCAAAAATGATCTGTTCTTTGCCCTGCGTGAGCGGGAATCCCATCCTGAACGGGCTGACTGGCATACCTTTGGTGAACTCTGCTTTAACTCAGACGAACTGGTGCTGCAGGATATGCAGCCCCGGCGTTTTGACGAATACGGCAATGTCAAAGGGGCGTTTCTCTTTCTTGATGTCTACAAGGCCCCCTTCTTTGATGACTCCGGCACCCTGCTCGGTACAGTCGGCTGCGGGCGGGTTGTGACCCGGGAACGCCAGCTTGAGGCGGAAACGCGCAAACTGAGCCGGCTGCACCAGTTCCGTTCCAGTATCAACCAGCTGATCGGCCGCCGTCCCGGTCCGGAGGTGCTGTTTCAGGAAGTCTGCTCCATCGCCGTGGCTGATGGCGGGTTCAAGCTGGCCTGGATCGGCATTCCGGATGCCCGGGGAGATGTCACGCCCAAGGCAGCTGCCGGTTTTCCTCTGGAGCAGCTGACCGGCTTCGGAGCAGGCGACCGCACGGTCTCAGTCCAGTCGGCCTGCCTGAAGTGCTTTGGAAAAAACAAGCCGGTTGTGATTGATATGGCGGATACCGGACGTGTTGAGCGGCTCTGCCCCACCTGCCGCCAGATCTATGGTCTGATTCCGTTTGCTGCCATGGCCTCGTTCCCTGTCTCCGTTGATGGCCAGGTCTGTGCCGTGTTTACCCTCTATTCCGCAGAGACAGGCTTTTTCGATCAGGCCGAAGAACAGCTGCTGGAGGGGGTTGCCGGTGATATCGGCCATGCCCTGGCCGTGGCGGAACTGGACCGTGCCCAGGCAGAAAGCCGTGAACAGTTGCGGCTTGCAGCAAGCGTCTTTGAAAACAGCCGTGAAGGGGTGTTGATGACGGACCGTGAGGAACGGATCCTGATGGTCAACCAGGCCTTCATCGACCTGACCGGTTACAGTCGGGAGGAGGTGCTGGGACAGACCCCCCGTGTACTTCAATCGAAACGGCACGGCAGGGAGTTTTACAGCGCCATGTGGAGTTCGCTGCAGCTCGCCGGACAATGGCGTGGCGAGGTCTGGAACCGGCGCAAGAATGGCGAGATCTACCCGGAGCTGCTTTCCATCAGTGCCGTAAAGGATACCGGCGGTGAGGTAACGCACTACGTTGCCGTCTTCACCGATATCTCAAAGATCAAGGAGTCTGAGGAGCAGCTTGAATACCTGGCCTGGCATGACCCCCTGACCGGTCTGGGCAACCGCCTGATGCTCTCCAGCCAGCTGGGGCATGCGATCAACCGCTCGCAGCGGGACAGCAAACAGCTGGCCCTGCTGCTGCTGGACCTGGATCGCTTCAAGGATATCAATGACAGCCTCGGCCACCTGGTTGGCGATGAGCTGCTGCAGAAAACAGCGCAACGCTTGACGGAGAAACTGGGACAGACCGATGCGCTCAGCAGGCCTGGTGGCGACGAATTTGCGCTGTTGCTGGAGGATATCAGCGATCCCAAGGATGTGGCCTGGGTTGCTGAGGATATCCTTGAACTGCTGGATACGCCGTTCCAGCTGAGCAACGGGATGGAGCTGCGTATCAATGCCAGCATCGGCATCGCCCTCTACCCCGACCATGGCCGTTCGGAGTACGAGCTGCTGCAACAGGCCGATGCCGCCCTCTATCGCGCCAAGGCGGAAGGCAAGGCCTGCTTCAGGTATTTCAGCGAGGATCTGACCAGAGAGGCACTGGAGCGGATTACCCTTGAGGCGCGGCTCCGGCAGGCCCTTGACTTGCAGGAGTTCCGGGTCCACTACCAGCCCCAGGTGGAGCTGAAGAGCGGCAGGATCGTCGGAGCAGAGGCCCTGGTGCGCTGGCAGAATCCCGAGCTCGGGCTGCTTGCACCACGTCATTTCATCCCGATTGCCGAGGCGACCGGATTGATCTCAGCCATCGGGGGCTGGGTGCTGCGTGAGACCTGTCGTCAGGGCAGGCAGTGGCTCGATCAGGGGCTTGCGCCGCTCAGCCTGGCGGTAAACCTCTCGCCGCTGCAGTTCCGCCAGGGAGATATTGTTGATACGGTCTCGGCTGTGCTTGCCGAGACCGGATTCCCGGCAGAACTTCTTGAGCTTGAAGTGACGGAAACAGCCCTGATGGAACAGGGAGGGGAGGCGATTGCCGTACTGCAGGCGATCAGCAGTCTGGGGGTCCGGCTTGCCCTGGATGACTTCGGCACCGGTTATTCATCCCTGGCCTACCTGAAACACTTTCCCTTGAACCTGATCAAGATTGACAAATGCTTTGTTGATGATGTGCCCCATGGCGAAAAGGATCTGAAGATTGTGGCCACCATCATCAGCATGGGGCATGGCCTGGATGTGCGTGTGCTGGCAGAGGGGGTGGAACGGGAAGATCAGCTGCAGTTCCTGCAGGGCCTGCAGTGCGACCTGTACCAGGGCTACCTGAAAAGCATGCCGCTGCCGCCGGAGGAGTTTGTCAAACTGCTCGCCTCCTGA
- a CDS encoding FKBP-type peptidyl-prolyl cis-trans isomerase, producing MKQAQHGSTVTVSYIGTLDTGRIFDSTEANGPLTFTIGNDQVFSALEQAIIGMAAGETRNILIPAAEAYGPRLDANIIKVKREMFPAERELRIGEKLRIEFSGGRERILLILDQNPQEVTLDGNHPLAGLDLTFALRLDSIDEP from the coding sequence ATGAAACAGGCCCAACACGGCAGTACGGTGACGGTCAGTTATATCGGCACCCTGGATACCGGACGGATCTTCGACAGCACCGAGGCGAACGGCCCGTTAACCTTTACCATCGGTAATGATCAGGTCTTTTCTGCGCTGGAACAGGCCATTATCGGCATGGCTGCGGGCGAGACGAGGAACATCCTGATCCCTGCGGCAGAGGCCTACGGGCCACGTCTCGACGCCAACATCATCAAGGTAAAACGGGAGATGTTTCCGGCTGAACGGGAGTTGAGGATCGGTGAAAAGCTGCGGATTGAATTCAGCGGCGGCAGGGAACGGATTCTGCTGATTCTGGACCAGAACCCGCAGGAGGTGACCCTGGACGGCAACCACCCCCTGGCCGGTCTGGATCTGACCTTTGCCCTGCGGCTGGACAGCATTGACGAGCCGTAA
- a CDS encoding zinc ribbon domain-containing protein YjdM: MSELPKCPSCSSTYTYEDGDNYVCPECAHEWPVAASEEAVTARVVRDAFGTELKDGDSVTVIKDLKVKGASAPVKVGTKVKNIRIVDGDHDIDCRIDGFGAMQLKSEFVKKA; encoded by the coding sequence ATGAGCGAATTACCGAAATGTCCGTCCTGCAGTTCTACCTACACCTATGAAGATGGCGATAACTATGTCTGCCCGGAATGCGCCCATGAATGGCCGGTTGCTGCGTCAGAGGAGGCGGTTACGGCGCGGGTGGTGCGGGATGCCTTTGGCACAGAGCTGAAGGATGGCGATAGCGTGACCGTGATCAAGGATCTGAAGGTCAAGGGGGCCTCAGCGCCGGTCAAGGTGGGGACCAAGGTAAAGAACATCAGGATTGTGGATGGTGATCATGACATCGATTGCAGGATTGACGGGTTCGGTGCCATGCAGTTGAAGTCGGAGTTTGTCAAAAAGGCCTGA
- the purT gene encoding formate-dependent phosphoribosylglycinamide formyltransferase, protein MSIGTPLKAGATKLLLLGSGELGKEVALEAQRLGVEVIAVDRYADAPAMQVAHRSHVISMLDREALRRVVEAEQPDLIVPEIEAIDTVFLLELEQAGQRVIPTARAANLTMNREGIRRLAAEELGLPTAPYAFASSAAELRAAADSIGLPCVVKPIMSSSGKGQSVVKTAAEVDTAWQYAMDGARGASDTVIIEGFIDFDYEITQLTVRHAGGTSFCPPIGHVQIKGDYHESWQPMAMSPAALAEARRQAEMVTTALGGYGIFGVELFIKGDTVLFSEVSPRPHDTGMVTMISQNLSQFELHVRAILGLPVPEILNLAPSASHVILATDSQETVRFTGVAEALSVPTAKLRLFGKPDTRPGRRMGVALTQGASTDEARSRAEASAHCVRIMPQG, encoded by the coding sequence ATGAGTATTGGAACCCCGCTGAAGGCTGGTGCCACCAAACTGCTGTTGTTGGGATCAGGAGAACTGGGCAAGGAAGTCGCCCTGGAGGCGCAACGCCTGGGGGTGGAGGTGATCGCGGTTGACCGCTATGCCGATGCCCCGGCCATGCAGGTGGCCCACCGCAGCCATGTGATCAGCATGCTGGACCGGGAGGCGCTGCGCCGGGTGGTGGAGGCAGAGCAGCCCGACCTGATCGTGCCGGAGATCGAGGCAATTGATACGGTCTTTCTGCTGGAGCTGGAACAGGCAGGGCAGCGGGTGATCCCCACGGCCCGGGCTGCCAACCTGACCATGAACCGCGAGGGGATCCGGCGTCTGGCAGCTGAGGAGCTGGGGCTTCCCACCGCCCCCTATGCCTTTGCCTCCAGTGCGGCAGAGCTGCGGGCTGCTGCCGACAGCATCGGGCTCCCCTGCGTGGTCAAGCCGATCATGAGTTCCTCCGGCAAGGGGCAGAGCGTAGTAAAAACCGCAGCCGAGGTGGACACGGCCTGGCAGTACGCCATGGACGGCGCCCGCGGCGCCTCGGACACGGTCATCATTGAAGGGTTTATCGACTTTGACTACGAGATCACCCAGCTGACGGTGCGCCATGCCGGCGGCACCTCCTTCTGCCCGCCGATCGGCCATGTACAGATCAAGGGGGATTACCACGAATCATGGCAGCCGATGGCCATGTCACCGGCAGCCCTGGCTGAGGCACGGCGTCAGGCGGAAATGGTCACCACCGCCCTGGGCGGCTACGGGATCTTCGGGGTGGAGCTGTTTATCAAGGGGGATACAGTGCTGTTCAGCGAGGTCTCGCCCCGCCCCCACGACACCGGCATGGTGACCATGATCTCTCAGAACCTGAGCCAGTTTGAGCTGCATGTGCGGGCCATCCTGGGGCTGCCGGTGCCGGAGATCCTGAACCTGGCCCCTTCTGCCAGCCATGTCATCCTGGCAACCGACAGCCAGGAGACGGTGCGCTTTACAGGTGTTGCAGAGGCCTTGAGCGTTCCCACCGCCAAGCTGCGCCTGTTCGGCAAGCCGGATACCCGCCCGGGCCGTCGCATGGGGGTTGCCCTGACCCAGGGTGCCAGCACGGACGAGGCCCGCAGCCGGGCCGAGGCCAGCGCCCACTGTGTGCGGATCATGCCGCAGGGATAG